gagcagaAGCGCAACGCGGAGAGCGTCAAGGGGATGCGCAAGTGTGAACGGCGCATCAAGGAGCTCACCTACCAGGTGAGCCTATACCGTTAATAATTGGTGCCACAGACCAAGAAAAGCCGCTTGGTTCCACTTGCTGCCGGCTGCTGGGGACTCTCCTCTGGTCAGCAACCCACCAGGACTTTTCCCAGGAGAAATGTGGTGAGgagcagagagagggggggggagtacgaCGGTCAGAGGAGGAGCTAGTCAGTCTGGGGCCTTCCATTGGTCAGCACGGCTGTCGAAAGACCGGGGAGCGAAATTTCGCCCAAATTCGAAACTTCAGCATTCACAATTTTGAATCGATGTTTTGAACCCCGTTGTTAGATTTTTCATTTATGAAAGCCGGCTGCCGGAAAGGCTTTGAACACACCTGAAGCTCTGGCGTCCGGCCTACAAGTTTCAAGAGGTCAACGTTGACACGCCCGGTTCGAATCCTTTTGACACCCCATTTGTACTCAAAGCCCTAAACTGAGCTGCGTCCTTGGAAATGGGAATGCTGAACGGGGAAGCCGTATTGGGAGGCTTCCCACTCACGATATCTGAAAGCGCTCGAAGCCCCACCCCAAACCGAAAACAATTTTAGTTGTGGGGAATAATGAAGAAAGTAGTCAGCTGTTTTGTACCAAGACAACCCCATTAGTCCAAGGGTGgccggactgtggctctccagatgtccatggattacaagtaccatgagcccctgctggcatgtcaggggctcatggtaattgtagtccatgcacatctggagagtcacagtcttggccacccctgcattagtcTGCCTTGCTCTGTTTGCTTTCTGCTGACTGGTGGCTGCTATATTGAGGACCGTGCAGGGAGGAAGTCTTCTCCACCACCTTCTGCCCGCCAAACAGGGGATCTGCCACTGAAATTCGGCTCCTCCTGCCGCACAACGGGACGGTTCCCCATTCCCTCACCTGTCCcgctttccttcctctgcagaccgAGGAAGACAAGAAAAACTTGCTGAGGCTCCAAGATCTGGTGGACAAGCTGCAGCTGAAGGTCAAAGCTTACAAGAGGCAGGCGGAAGAAGCGGTGAGTTCCCCTTCTCCGTCGCGATTGTTTTCTTGACCCGGTCGAGAGGAATCGTGGCAGAGATTCCAGCTTCCAGCCTGAATCTCATCTCCTTGGCAAATCGAGAGCTGCTCTGCTGAACCTGATCGACTTGTAGTTATATTTTAGATTATGAAACGTTTGGCAGGCTTCTGCGACAAGGACAATTAGGAGCTCcctttgtctctttctcttcctaGCTCAGAGCTTGGTCTTGCAGCCCATCAGCTGCTTTTCTAAACCTCAGCAGCCGACTGTTCCAAGTCCTTAAGCTACCTAATAGGAAACAGCTTTGCTGAACCTGAGCTGCAAAATATTCCTAGACCCGCCACACCGTCTACCTGTTCTTTGCTGAAATCACAGTAGCAGCAGATTGTGTTTATACTCAACACAGAACGAGGACTCCCCTCTTCCTGCCACTATTATGGCatccctgagccccctccccagctacaACTGGGAAGTCCCACCCGTCTAACACAGACCACCCCTTTGCTTTTCCGTTCCCTCTCCCCCAGGAGGAGCAGGCGAACACCAACCTGGCCAAGTTCCGGAAGGTTCAGCACGACCTGGACGAGGCCAACGAACGAGCCGACATCGCTGAGTCTCAGATCAACAAGCTGAAGGCCAAGAGCCGTGACGTGGGAGGGAAGGTGAGGGCTGCAGCTACGCAGGAACTGGGGAGGTAGTGGGGCAAGTGTGGGGATCCCCTCTTGGAAAGGCCCCGGAACAGAGCAGAGGCACCGTGCCTTTTGTGGCCAAATCCCTTTCTGCTTCAGGATCTCATCTACCCTCCCCACTTCCCTGGTTTGCCTTTTCACTGTTCTCCAGGAGGCCAGGACAGTAAGCTCTATCATACTTGCatttggggggaggcagaggtACATCTGCTCCAGGACTGGGGGGAAGTGGAAGAACGCTGTTGGTATCCCTGGCCAATAGGGGTCAACCTGAGGTAGCTGGCTTTATGGAGATAGTGATACTTCACTTTTCTCTTCCACCGACTCAAAACAGCTTaacaaaccaaacaaaacccagaaacagaatttAACCAACTGAGGAAGAAAAGTCCAATACGGACTCCTAGGCAGGTCATGGGTAGGCTGGGACGTATCTGCTGGTCATAGGATGTTTCCCACTATACTCCCCTGCTAGTTTTCCCCTGAAACCTGCATCCCAATCCCAAAAACCACTCTGGAGCAGAACCAGGTTCCTGTGTTTTTTATGACAGTAAAAGCAACCACCTCTGCCCAATTTTGAAGGCCTTCCGTTGGCCTGTCCCTTCGCCGTCTGCCTCCCTTTTAACGCTCTTTTCCTTCCTCCGTTACCCCTgctcttttttctcccctcttccagaAACTTCATGAGGAAGAGTGAGGAGGGGGCTGAACTGAAGCAgcgtcttccccttctcctcctccgagGAATTTGCATGAACATGGTGGAATGAATAAAGCCGAACGGCATATTTTATCATCACGGTGCCCGTCTTCACCAGAGGCTTGAGTTCCAAGTCTGAgaggggaaattccaggagatctgggggGCTGAAGCCTGAGGGTGGCCAAGATCTGGGGAAAGAGGGGCTGTAGCCTGGCATGAGGCCATagaaacccccccacacacacacacacacgcactcccAAGCAGCCATGCTCTCCTGGGGAACAGATCGCTTGTCACTTCCGGGCGATATCCAGAGCGTACCTGAAAAGTGGACGCTTTATGCCAGACCAGGGGCATCACTCCATGGCTTTTAATACTACCCTGTTTGTTTGGgggtggattcaggtgggtcactatGTTGCCTGAAGGAgtagaaccaagtctgagtcctggggcacctttcCGACCAACTgagttctagaagaagaagagttggctttaataccccgcttttcactgtgtgaaggagtctcaaagcggcttacgatcgccttccctccctctccccacaacagacacactgtgagatagggtagggctgagagagctcagagaagaactgctctaacaggactgtgactagcccaaggtcacggctgcttgtggaggagcatggaattaaacctggcttgccagattagaagccgccactgttaaccaccGCACCACGCTGGCTTCATTCAAGGTGTAATCACAATTCCTCAGACCCGCAAGGGCTTACACCGTGAATAAAATTCTGTCGGTcgtcaaggtgccgctggacccaGACTTCATTTTGGCCGTGGCAATCATGCTCAGAGGGGCGTCTACAGAGACAGCTTTTTGCTTCTCTGCAGCTTAAAAAGAAACCTCATTCCGTTAGCAAATGTTGAACTTTTGATGATGCATTTCCTAAACTGGAGGTGGACGATGTTGTCACGGCGCCCTCCAGTGGTCACACTGAAAATCAACATGGCGGGTTTACCCTGGCAATGTGGGCGGGGCTAAATGCTTGTGTCGCAGTGCAACCTGGTGGCGGATGTTGGCAACTGCAGCCAGCTCCGACCgtttaaaaaatgcatgtctCTCCTTTAAGGCTCTGCTGCGGAGCATGTAACCTGACCAGGCTAGCCCGGCCTTCCCGGATCTCAGAGGCCGTCAAGGAAGTCAACAGAGCCACAGCAGTGATGAATAAAGTCAATTTCAAGCCAAATTCAGCTACTGTGCAAACGCTTCCTAAAACGACGTTACCAACTCTACATTTTTTTGTATAAACAGATATTTCAAAACAGTGGCGCCAGTTCAGCAATCAGTAACATGTATTTGAACATAAATAGTGATACACACAacgaaaatagagtccaatagcaacaacttaagaccaacaaagatttattcaaggcgtgagctttcgagtgcatgcatttTGGTTTCTCCCGACGAAGATTTTGAATGTGGAAATCACTGTTGCTGATGAAGAACATTTTGAAACTCAGCCTTTACCGGGGGCTTGTGATATTATACCAACGTATCAGTATCTGTGTTCAAATACATGCTACTGATTGCTAAACAGGGACCACTGTTTTGAAATAGATGCTCGTACCAAAAAACTGAAGCAAAAAGAGAGGCTGCAAGAAGGAAGTACATGCAGAGTAGCTGCGTTGTGCTTGCAATTCGCTGAATCACAGAATGTCAGAGTTGGGTGGGAGACCCACCAAGGGAGCCCAGGTCCCTGCGCAGAGGCAGGCgaaggaaaaccacctctgcttgtcatcTCTTGGCCGCGAAAATACTTGTGGGGCCAccctaaattggctgtgacttgacagaccTTTCCACCCACAACAGTGGAGGACAAGCGCGTCCCCCATGTCGGCCCGGTCACCTCTGCCGAATGCCACCGACACAGCCAGTCCCTTTCCAAACCAGACAGGAGACGACTGAGCCAAGCAACGCCGCTGGAGAGCCCGCACTCAGCCTCACAAGGGGATTGGAACACAGAGACGCAGCGCCTTCACCACCCTACAGGGGGAGCCCTTCTTTATTGtgtcccctctccccaaagacACGGCCCGGACACCCCTCCGGCTCGGCTCACCACTCGCCACCGCAGCCCACCTCGGCACTGCGCCTCGGCcaccccttccccgccccctctCTGGCATGGATCTGCCGGTGCTTGTGCAGATGCCCCGACGTCTTGAAGGCCTTGGGGCACTCGGGGCAGAGGTGCGGGCGCTCCCCGGTGTGGATCTTGACGTGCCGGCGGAGGAGGAAGGAGTAGGCGAAGGTCTTGCCGCAGTCGGCGCAGAggaagggcttctcccccgtgtgcacCCGCCGGTGTTCGGTAAGCTGGGAGGCGGTGATGTAGGCCTTCTGGCAGGTCTcgcacttgtagggcttctcgcccgtgtgggtcAGCATGTGCTTGGCCAGGACGGAAGAGCGCGAGAAGGTTTTTCCGCAGGGCTGGCAGCGGAAGGGCCGCTCGCCGGTGTGGATGCGCTGGTGCCGGAGGAGGTCCGAGGAGCGGAAGAAGTTCTTCCCGCAGTCCTCGCAGCGGAAGTTGCGCTCGCCGGTGTGGAAGCGCTGGTGCTGCACGACGTCCCAGGGCCGTAGGAAGGTCTTTCCGCAGAGCGGGCAGCGGTGCTTCCGCTCGGCCCAGTGGGTGCGCCGGTGCTGGGCCAGGTGGGACGAGGACATGAAGGCCTTCCCGCACTGGCCGCAGGCGAAGGGGCGCTCGCCCGTGTGGGACCGGGTGTGGTTCTCCAGCTGCACGGCCTGGGCGAAGCCCTTCCCGCACTCCCGGCACTTGAAGGGCTTCTCCCCGCTGTGGGTGACCTCGTGGCGCAGCAAGGCCGAGGAGCGGAAGAAGGACTTTCCGCACAGCTTGCAGCCGAAGCCACGCCCCTCGGGGTGCGAGCGCATGTGGTAGCGGAGGTCCCAGGAGCGGGGGAACTCTGCCCCGCAGTACTTGCAGAGGTGGGACAGGGGGCATTGGGGGGCGCTGGCGGACATCCCCGAGGGGTGAGGGGGGCTTCCCCGGGAGCGTTCAGCCCATGGCCAAGCctgcaaaggaggagggagggaaaggttaaGAGGGGACCCCCAGGAACGTGACGGCGGCCATCTTGTGTGGCATCTTTCCGGCACCACGGCCTAAGTGGCACAGAGCCGGCCTGGGTTCATCCACATCCTGCGGCTTAAAGGCGCCCGGTTCCTCAACCGATAGACAGAACCGCTCAGGAACAGAAAGGCCGGAAGACTCGGATTCAAATCTCACCTCTGCTGGGCCTCTAAGGCTTTTAGCCTCCTATCCCAGCAACACACTGATACAGACCTGCCCTGCAGGAGCGTTGTGAAGACCACAGCCTTGGCACGCTTAATTGCTCCCCTTCAGGACACAGAGGGGCTGACACACTGTTGTTATTAGGGATAATCTGCGACCCCCTGCCCGCCTCTCTTTTCTGGCGCTTCTCCTTCTCAACAGTGCCTGATGACATGAGTTTCAAGGGCTCCGAGGGACAATTCAGCCCTCCTTTCTGCTTCACTGTGCCCCGCTCTGTCCCTCTGCAGTGGACAGCCCCCGcatttattctccccccccccatacaactGAAGCCCACCCTTGGCTTCCCTGGTTTCCAGCAGGCCCTAACCAGCCTCCCCAGCCTTTCAGAAGCTTGAGTGATTGTGGATATTCCGTTGCCTACAGCCCAAGCCAGCCCAGGACACCTGCCAGGGCCCCACCTTTCCTTAGCATCTCTGGCACCCATGGGAGGGTGTGTCGGTGGGGCTTTGACACTTATTCTGGAGTCCtggccaaatctccaggtttgtgAGGGGCAAACCGGGCACCCCTCTTTTCtgcagcctgggggaggggagataccgATACACCCCCACTCTTGGAGCAAGAGAGAGACTGACGTctaaagccaccccccccccgccgccagctGCTCAGTGGAGCCATTAATATGGGGTGGGGGATTTCCCTGGAGGGGGGGCAAGGTGCGTCGCGGAACCCCGAGGCAAGCAAGAGGGGGAAATCtttgcagggggaggaagggggcatcTGGGGGCGCTTCCAGGTGGGGAGGACCGAGCGGGGGCGAACATctgcgggggagggggcttgtAGGGGGCGGTCCCCAAAGGATGGGGGCAAGGGGTGCTCGGGGCTGGCGGGCGTGCAGAGATGCGGGCTTCTGCTTAGCGGGAAGGGCGAGAGGCAGCCCGGGCTGGGCGCCTGCAAAGGGGGCGAGGGGCGGCCGGGGCTGCCCCCGGGGAGGGGGTcgctgccatccccccccccccccctttcaaccaCGCCTTACCTGCGGCCGGCTCGCGGCTCCCGGCGGTCGAGCTGGGCGGGGGTCGCTGCTGCAGAGGAGCCGGGTGGCTcccgtcacgccccgccccgcctTCTGCGTCACTGGGCGGAGCCCCgcccccagccctccccagccacgcctccctgcagggatgccaaccGCCCGGGGACTCCCGGAGAGCTACAATCAGCTCGCAGGCAGCCTGGCAGCGCTCCCCTGGAAGACGGGGCGCCTCCGGAACGAGGGTTGCCGGCACTGGACCCTGCAGAAGGCCAACCtctccaagccccccctcccagatctccaggtctttcccgaccctgagctggcaacccgaccGTCCTGTCATTTTGCTATGCACGTCGTGAGTCAGGCCCCTGCTGGCTcgcatccctccccccaccccaccccaccccaccccaccctttgtTTTTGCAGCACCCTCCATGCAAAGGGTGCACACACATGAATAAAGGTGCACACACATTAAGAACCTCccaagagccctgttggatcagaccagtgagagtccatctagtccagcctcctgcctcacacaggggccagccacctcctctggagggccaataagacggcacagaggccaaggccttcaggagagtatcaggagagccctgatgggtcagaccaCTCAGTCCAGTGGCCCGTCTCACACACTGACCTTGCAGGGGCCGCTGGACTCAGACTAATCCGACAAGCGAACATGGAATACGATGCAAAAGGCTTGCTTGTCCCTCAGAGAGCCAGCGGATTCTCCAGGCGAccgagttcagttcccctggagaaagtggtgtCTCCGGAGGGAGGGCCTTAGGGTGTGGATCCCAACaggagcccctcccttccccaaacaccgTCCgagccagcctcctcctcccaatctccaggaatctcccaatccCGTTGGCAACTGTACGgcccacacacacaagcacaggaGGGTGCATCTAACCGCTGACCTGCACAAAACGGAGGCCACGAAACCACGCTGAAGGCAATTTTAATCCTGACTCCCCACCGAGGTGAGCAAGACCCCTCTCGGGGCCAACCCCTGGGTCTGGACTTCTTCCCCAGGGGAGGGGTGTAAAGACGGTCTTTTCGGAGGCTTGCAGCCCAGAGGGGAGCTCAAAGTCCCCGGGGTCCGACCAGAAATGCCGCAGAGCTCTGAAATCAAGAAGGAGGAGAAACGGCAGGGGAGGAAGGCCACGGTCTCCGGTGGCTGTGGGTCAGGAGTTGTCCGTAGGGCACGGCAGCGGCTGCGGGTGTGTAGCTGTccttggcaaggggagggggctgttctCAGCCGCGTTCTGGGTCTGGAAGAGCAAAAAAGCACCACTAGAATTTATCGCTTCTGCTGCCACCCAGGGAGACATCCGGCTTAGGCGGCCCACACACCAGGGAGGAccagggttgccacacagaggAGACAAAGGGGAAACTGCCTTTCTTCATCTCTTGCCtagatctggatggcccaggctagtctcaTCTCATTAgatttgggaagctaagcagggtcgaccctggttggtacttggaagggagaccacaaaGAGTCCGGGGGTTGCTACGCAAAGGCTGCCAATGGCAACCATCCTTGAACATCTCCAGCCTCAAGAACCCTACAGGGTCTTCCTAAGTCAGCTTTCCACCCCACCAACAGAGAAGCAGGCCTGTGTGCCTCCAGACCATGCCGGGAGGGAGCTACCAGGATATCACCCACGTCCCCGCAGG
The Paroedura picta isolate Pp20150507F chromosome 16, Ppicta_v3.0, whole genome shotgun sequence genome window above contains:
- the LOC143826421 gene encoding uncharacterized protein LOC143826421: MSASAPQCPLSHLCKYCGAEFPRSWDLRYHMRSHPEGRGFGCKLCGKSFFRSSALLRHEVTHSGEKPFKCRECGKGFAQAVQLENHTRSHTGERPFACGQCGKAFMSSSHLAQHRRTHWAERKHRCPLCGKTFLRPWDVVQHQRFHTGERNFRCEDCGKNFFRSSDLLRHQRIHTGERPFRCQPCGKTFSRSSVLAKHMLTHTGEKPYKCETCQKAYITASQLTEHRRVHTGEKPFLCADCGKTFAYSFLLRRHVKIHTGERPHLCPECPKAFKTSGHLHKHRQIHAREGAGKGWPRRSAEVGCGGEW